Within Spinacia oleracea cultivar Varoflay chromosome 4, BTI_SOV_V1, whole genome shotgun sequence, the genomic segment atttttttgttgtaataaatttaTATTAGTACTCTGTCTTTTGAAGCACTTGAAAGCTATTGCAATCATGCTTGTAATATCATTAGTAATATTCTTTATTtgcaaataatatattatttaaatttaaaattaagaatattttttttatataagaaataaatttgttttattattcAGTGTTTATTCAAAAAATAGAGTGAAAATaattaacacaataaaatatttgtctaatattaataagaaacaaagtatgtcAATGTCATCATTTTACATTAAACAGCTAACAACTAAtaactaatttaccaaacacttttacacaagcAGTTAATTCAACCCGTTAGTCAAACCAGCTAATACAAACGGCTAACCGCTAACAactcctaaccaaacagggcCACAGTAGTTGATGAACAGCAATTTGTCTTTCGATGTGTGGCAACATCAATAACCAAACAATACATATATTGAAGAGTGAAAGCCCTTGTGTGCCGAACAAAATTTAGTCTAAAAATTTCAGTGAATAGGGTGAGTATGTCACTTACAATTTTCTCTGGTGAAAATAACTGTTGTTTACCTATCTGGCTATCTCTCCCTTCTTATGGAAGGCCAAGAAATTCCAAAGCAGTTGCAGATGGAGTCAAACCCAGTTGAGAGAGGTACTCTGCTTTGTAGAACCTGCTCAGATGCCTCATCCCATTGTCGCACAGAATCGTAACAATAGTATGGCCAGGACCCAGCGCTTGTGCCACTCTAACAGCTCCAACACAGTTCATGGCTGAAGAGCTGCCTAAGAAAATCCCATCCTTCTTCAACAGGTACCTGACCGAAAAGAAACCGGGAAACAAAAATAAGGGAGGCAGATAACCAACACCAAAAAGTGTAGGGAAACACTGAAACAACATCAGATTTCTTGTAAGACACTTATAACCTGGCATAGTTAATATCGGGGGTTAGAGGTCTATAAGAGAGAAAACCTGAAGCTAGGTCAGTAATCCTAAAATTTTAAGGAGTTGTTTCCCTTATGATTTAGATCTATACCAAACATGCTCTTTGAGTCAACTCGTATTAAAGAAAACATTTGGGAACGTTGATATGCTTCATTGTGTTTTCATGCAAGTATGCAACTGCTGTCGAAAGGACAGGTTCTTTTTCAACTGATCGAGAACTAAACACTACAAAAGGTGTGAAAGCATGAGCTAACCTAGACATCTCAACAGCTTCCTTGTCTGTGCCTCGGAAAGCACCATCTAGCCTCGCCATCATAAAATTCTGAGTTAACCTATTTATTCCAATGCCTTCAGTAATAGTGTCAAAGGGGTTCCTTAACCTCTTTCCTTCGGCTTCCTCCTTTGAGTACATGACTCCTTTTGTTACTCTATTGAACAAGCCAGAACCAGGAGGGTCAATGAGAAAGCACTTGATATTTGCACTTTTCTCCTGTAGTAGGGAGGAATCATTTAGTACTTTCagcaaataaaataaacaactagtgaaaataataaaaaagcaggTCTCACCTTAAGAAACTGAGAAGCACCAGCTACTGTACCCCCAGTTCCAGCAGCAGCTACAAATGCATGCAGCTTTCCTTCGGTTTGCTCCCAGATTTCAGGTCCTGTACCTTCGTAATGGGCTCGAAAATTGGCTAAATTTTCAAACTGGTCAGCAAAGAAACCTCCAGTACAGTCCCTTGAAAATTTAAGATTTTTCTCCTGCTCTTCAGGAATTTCACCAGTAGTTTGCTCTCGGTCTTTGTTAGGTGTTTGACTAGTTTCCCTATGTTTTAATGCTTGTTCATTAGCTTCTGATGCCCGTCTTCTAGCTACATTTACAAAGTGGTCTCTGTGAGTAATCGACACTGGTCTGACCCGCTCAACTGTAGCTCCAAGGGCTTCCAGAATCTGAGACTGTTTTTTTAGGGGGTTGGGGACAAGATACATGAATGAGTAAGACTGAAATCAAAATGAAACTGTGAACAGAAGTTAGTTTTATGCAATCATGCATCGGTTAAAGAAGGGAAAAACGTACCTTCTCAATAGCAACATCATCTGGAATCACAACATGACATTTGCATCCGTATGCAGGAGCAACTGTCGCAAGACTAATAGCAGTGCTTCCGGCACTACCTTCAATAACCACTCCACCAGGAGCTAGTTGGCCAGATGCTAATGCCTGAGCATTTTCCACGTATTAGAAGACACAGAAACCAAAGAAACATATGCTATCGACATGCACTAAGCCACTAACAAGAAACTCCTAACCGAGGGTAACTTATGTGAAATGTAGTGTTTATATTAGTACACTGCCATGATTTTCCTAGATTAGTATATCTTTGTTGACTCTGTCTCAGTCCTGAGAAGGTTTGTCGACTTTAACTACTCTCgctttttttaaataatttacatGATGCACCAGAAAATTTGTGGTACGCAAGGAGTAGGACAGTACCCAGGTTGTTGCCTACACTACATTGCTTGAAGAATCCTAGTAAACTCTCTCAAGTCTCAATGTACCAATACTGAAAATGTGCAACAatattaaatgaactatgaaattgGCCGTGAAACGGAACATGTTACCTAGCACATAACAAAATACAGCTAAGACCATCACTTGCTTTTCGAAGTCATTAATCATAAGGTAAAAACACATGGATGTCTTGAACGGGAGGTGAATACCAGGTCCTGAACTGCTACCTTTAATATGCATTTTACTCAGGCAGCCTTAAACACTTCCTATCCTGAACCAAGCTTCGAATAAGgaagctagagataccttctaaATCCTCATTCCTGAACTAATTTTCTCATTACCCCAACCAGACATATTTCACATCCGTTGTTAACTCACAACATAATATGCTGCAAATTCCATTACAAAATTTAATCTATAGTTACTTGTGCATAGCCAAACTATACCCATATCTCCTCCATCTAAAAGAAGTTCAGAACTTATCATCCCCCAAATCAGTGTGGACGTGTGGTTATGTTCATTTCAACAAAATGgaatcaaacaaaataacccCGAATATTATTCCTAGTCTACATACAGTCATACATCGTGCAGGTATGTGTCCGAAGTATACGCAACCTTACCCTAACAAAAGGGCAGTACACATACAATTTATGCGATACTCATGGCACAACCTTACTCCGGCGATACACGTAACAATAGTGCAGTGGCTGCATAATTTATGGGATGATACTCATGGGTTTTGCCAAGATTTGAACTTTTCAATTACCTAAATGCAGGACCCTAACTAATGCAAATCATAATCAACTAAACATAAGCTGCATAACAACATGAAAACTCAGCTAATTAGAATAcctcttcaatgattttaacaGCAATTCTGTCCTTGACACTTCCTCCTGGATTCAAAAACTCAGCTTTCCCAAGAATCTGCCCAAACAAAGTTTTAAATAGGGCTTAAAGTATACAAAATATTatatcaaacaaaaaaaaaaaccagctAATATTTGTTTAACTAATCTAAATACCTAATAAATAATCATCTCTGAAAttctattaaaaatatatatataataattctCCCTGAAATCCAAAATTTAAACTTCCCCCCAAAATTAGCATTATTAACATTCAGCAAATCAAAACCCCAACTAAAAAAGAAGCCCCACATCACAATAACTCcattaaaaatcaaattaagCTAAGTAAAGATTAAAAGAGAGATTACTTCGCAACCAGTGGCATCAGAAAGGCTATTAATTCTGATCAAAGGGGTATTACCAATTGCACCAACAATTCCACTTCCATAAGTTTTACTGCAAATGGGTTTTTGAGGTTTTGATTTGGGATGCTTGAAAGTTCGTTGTTGGATGTAAAAGAAGTAAGAAAGGGTGgctaaggagagagaaagtgcggCAACACAACCAACCATAGCGCCATTGGTGCAGTTTACAGGCGCCATGGGTGGCTTGATGGGTCGGACAGTGTCTTCTCTTTCTAACCATTGTGGGTCCGGTTTGTGGTTCTAAAGAGTTGGGAATTTTGAGAATCCCATCGGCCACCGCCACCCAAACACCAAATTTGGGTTTGGACTTCGGATTAGAAGTTTGGGCCCAACGGTTGAGTATTATTTTTCCGTAAATTTTTGGATGTACCCGGGTACCGCCAAAGCTGTACTCCATCTAAAACGACGTCGTTTTATGTTGTTTAAAataaacattaatatactggtataacaatgaacatttatttatttatttggaaatgaacatttactattttggaaatgaacattgactattttagaaatgaacatttatttactcTTTCAAAGATGAACATTTATCTAATTATTTGGAAATCCTCATTTGTTCAACcaatttagaaatgaatattACTGATTGTGAAATGAGTATTTACTAATTTTCAAATGAACATAGTTAATGTATTACTATGTTATTACATAGATCATTATATTTACATATAAGGTGCAATGAAATCATGTCAAACaacatattttaccaaaaaatgaacattttagcCATTGTCTATGTAAAATTGTAGTTGAATTACAAGATGCTGGTAAAAATCATCCtcttatttttctatatcttcAATCTTGAATCTTGCTTTTGATGTAGTCTTGAGTTCTCATACTTCTGAATGTGTCTATGAAGTGTGATTTGAACACAATATTTTACCTTCATGGTTTCAATTTCCTCATTGTTGTAGGCTGAAAATGAAAAAAGTAAGTAATTTGATATGATGATCAcaactaatttaaaaatgaacatttactgatTTGAAAATGATGAGCATGCAAAATGTTTAAATGATAATATACAAGAATAATCAATgtgaattatatatatatatatatatatatatatataaaaaatgtgCTTACACTTGATCGAACATTCAACAGCTTATAAATGTACATGCTTAAAATGAATATacacaatttatatatgtattATTTACTAAAGTCAATATGAAAatgtgtttttgaaaataaagagagaacttataaaaaaaatgaacttaAATAGTTATACTTTGAACATCATACATCATACTTAATACTTAgagacttttggggtcttggattcgtttcattcatttatggaccatgttttattatgcatgaattaaatgtttaatagctttaatgattgcatgattgcatgaattaaatgtttaatagctttaataacttttgtatttactaccttatgaaaattttattttaaattactaccttaaagttccaatttatttttatttactaccactttacaattttctcattttaaaattgagatatctctttcatttcttaatcattttaagtgatttaaagcccattcttctcatttatatgtaaggattccatagggatcttgcttttaaaattttgtaaaagataaaacgaattaaatatatttgtaaaagtttaaaatatatatgaattatcaaacgaattgttttgaaatgtcgttctcaatgaaatccctatagagaAAGGAGAATAATGATCTTTGAATCacattaaacgattaagaaacgaaagagatatcttaattttaaaatgaaaaaactgcaaagtggtagtaaataaataaaaaatggaagtttaaggtagtaatttaaaataaaaatttcataaggtagtaaatgcaaaagtggtgtatttttaaggcagtaaataccaaaatttccttatTATAATAAAGTAAATCTCATTCAAAGTATAAAAAACtcgtttttttcattttaaattgaaatcgcaCCAAGTTATTGTTTGCAATTTGGACTTGGTGTTCAGTTTTATTGCtatgaaaatccaaaattaaagtTTATAAATCCTCCACATATTTTATTATGGCGTTTTTAATATTTCGAGTACTTACCTCTAAACTTTAACCCTCTATACAGAGCAAATATGAGAAATTAGAAAACAAATCATAATTTTTTTGGACCCCCATTTATAATTTTCTGGGTCCGCCCCTGACTAGGGTTCATTTCCTTGCCTCTTGTGCTAGGAAAGTAGTCTAGTCGGTGTGTGGTTGTTCATTACAACAAAAAAAGTTATTGAATCTAACTTGGAGGATACGGAGTATAATTATAGGGccattttttttggttctactacgaggagttcccaccgccttcggtGAGGTAATCTCacgtgggagtttgcatgggtacctcgatgggcagcatccctcccagttgagattttttccattcccaagaatcgaacccgagaccttggttaaggagcaagaggcccttaaccactcatgtcaACCTCAACTGGTTAATAATAGGGGCATTGACTATAAAGACTCTAAATAAGACGACTTTAGTCAAGGCAGTGCGATCCACCAAACACTATTCATAGCTTTCACCAACCAAAAAGATCCAATAATATAATTACGAACTAATAATGGTAGGATccctcaaaaaacaaaaaaaactaataatAGTAGGCCACAAATTAAACTTGAAGCAACTTAGAGAATCTAATCTTATGTGTATTATTGCAGAGAAAGAAAGATAATTATTCTTAAACTTGGATTCATGGAatgttttatttaaaaaaagggAAGATTGAATCTCAAAAATATGCAAAAGATAGAAGTTAATGGAAATATACCTTCCCTAAACCCTACGTTGTACTCTACTACTAGCTTAAAAAATAGAGAGTAAACTTTAATTTTTGTCCCTCTTTAAATTAAAAAAGAGTTTGCAAATATGTCATGTTCATATTTTGTGGTAACTCATATTTCACAAAAGTGTActaaactctattttaattattaaatattgtaTTGTCGGGGCGATGCTTCGTTTGctactttaaataattaaaattcattattCTTTTTCAGCTTAATATTTGACCCAATACATGTAGtccataaaagtgaaaatatttattaagtCAATCAAATACACATGTAtactacgtcatttatcatgccaagtaattttcaattagatcatcttacaattcgTTTGCCTTATTTTCTAAAGGAACTAAGTGCTtgaaattaataaacaccaaattagatatatgtaTGGCATTTCTATAGTTgatgtttattagacttacgaTATCATGTTTGATTCATGGTAATGCTTTAACTCTTATTTTTATTCCAGTTTAGTCCATAAGAAATAAAAGGTAATATAAAGATTTAGTTATTTTAAGTTTCATGTTAACaagtatttataaattaatgtgtaaGGATAAATAACAAgtagtggttggttaagatggtaattaGAGTTATTTTTCAAACTTTTGAGCTCTTGTGTTCAAAccttattgtattgatttttggttgtcaataacgTCACATAACCTT encodes:
- the LOC110782735 gene encoding cysteine synthase 2 isoform X2: MEVELLVQLILGKAEFLNPGGSVKDRIAVKIIEEALASGQLAPGGVVIEGSAGSTAISLATVAPAYGCKCHVVIPDDVAIEKSQILEALGATVERVRPVSITHRDHFVNVARRRASEANEQALKHRETSQTPNKDREQTTGEIPEEQEKNLKFSRDCTGGFFADQFENLANFRAHYEGTGPEIWEQTEGKLHAFVAAAGTGGTVAGASQFLKEKSANIKCFLIDPPGSGLFNRVTKGVMYSKEEAEGKRLRNPFDTITEGIGINRLTQNFMMARLDGAFRGTDKEAVEMSRYLLKKDGIFLGSSSAMNCVGAVRVAQALGPGHTIVTILCDNGMRHLSRFYKAEYLSQLGLTPSATALEFLGLP
- the LOC110782735 gene encoding cysteine synthase 2 isoform X1; protein product: MAPVNCTNGAMVGCVAALSLSLATLSYFFYIQQRTFKHPKSKPQKPICSKTYGSGIVGAIGNTPLIRINSLSDATGCEILGKAEFLNPGGSVKDRIAVKIIEEALASGQLAPGGVVIEGSAGSTAISLATVAPAYGCKCHVVIPDDVAIEKSQILEALGATVERVRPVSITHRDHFVNVARRRASEANEQALKHRETSQTPNKDREQTTGEIPEEQEKNLKFSRDCTGGFFADQFENLANFRAHYEGTGPEIWEQTEGKLHAFVAAAGTGGTVAGASQFLKEKSANIKCFLIDPPGSGLFNRVTKGVMYSKEEAEGKRLRNPFDTITEGIGINRLTQNFMMARLDGAFRGTDKEAVEMSRYLLKKDGIFLGSSSAMNCVGAVRVAQALGPGHTIVTILCDNGMRHLSRFYKAEYLSQLGLTPSATALEFLGLP